The following proteins are encoded in a genomic region of Thiomicrospira sp. R3:
- a CDS encoding NAD-dependent epimerase/dehydratase family protein translates to MANVLIAGCGGLGIQLGLALCESGHQVYGLRRDASKIPAPINPISADLNQELISLPAEFDYVFFMSSAGKYNDFAYYQAYVSGLKNLLRGLAGQQVKRLFFTSSTSVFSQSDGEWVTEETLAEEHNFSSKRLLEGEQLALNSGWPATVVRFGGIYGPGRTHIIDQVMSGKAHCMEDVFSNRIHSDDCVGIFLHLLNIDQPEALYIGVDNQPTLSCEVYEWLAEQLSIGTIEHSEPTENSRLMRSNKRLSNAKIRATGYEFKYPTYQEGYGSLI, encoded by the coding sequence ATGGCAAATGTATTAATTGCGGGATGTGGTGGTCTGGGTATTCAATTAGGCTTAGCCCTGTGCGAATCTGGGCATCAGGTTTATGGGTTGCGTCGAGATGCGAGTAAAATTCCCGCACCGATTAACCCTATAAGCGCTGACCTTAATCAAGAACTTATTTCATTGCCCGCTGAGTTCGATTATGTGTTTTTTATGTCGTCAGCCGGAAAATACAATGACTTTGCTTACTATCAAGCCTATGTATCTGGCTTAAAAAACCTGCTACGCGGGCTGGCAGGTCAACAGGTCAAGCGTCTGTTTTTCACTTCAAGCACGTCCGTATTTAGCCAATCGGATGGCGAATGGGTTACTGAAGAAACCCTAGCAGAAGAACACAACTTTTCAAGCAAACGTTTACTCGAAGGCGAACAACTGGCACTCAATAGCGGCTGGCCCGCGACGGTGGTTCGATTTGGCGGCATTTACGGCCCAGGGCGCACCCATATTATCGACCAGGTCATGTCTGGAAAAGCTCACTGCATGGAAGATGTCTTTAGCAACCGTATCCATAGCGATGATTGCGTGGGAATTTTTTTGCATCTGTTAAACATCGACCAGCCAGAAGCCTTGTATATTGGAGTCGATAACCAACCTACTCTATCTTGTGAGGTTTACGAATGGCTAGCGGAACAACTGAGCATCGGAACCATCGAGCATAGCGAGCCGACAGAAAACAGCCGGTTAATGCGCAGTAACAAGCGTTTAAGCAATGCAAAAATTCGCGCCACAGGCTATGAGTTTAAATACCCGACCTATCAAGAAGGCTACGGCAGTTTAATTTAA
- a CDS encoding outer membrane protein transport protein codes for MKKTRLALAIASAAMISQPVLATNGDHLIGLGAQARALGGTGAAAFFGSENALTNPALLGKAQGTEFVLGGTLFKPNVKSSTNVASAVGAASQAAEANGGMPVAGSGSMAPAMSATSANDTNIIPEVSLATRLTDNLVFGLGIFGSAGMGVDYRDNPALFDGYSNLQLMKFAPTLAYNEDSWGIGFAPVIQYGALDINYETQDGTTGNGMSTDLGYGFNIGAYFNLSPELTLGLAYQSAINMEYKDQITRAAEGFGLNGMFTDKLEQPSEIKVGMAYTMGRMMYTADYKQIGWGSADGYKDFNWKDQDVFGLGVKFTESNYWVGAGYNYGKDPIEKLGQGASMQEAYANAAVNLFNNHFFPGIVESHYTFGGGYQLTKNIAIDAAVVMASKVTKTVDTSAVSAGLAMQGAMQNGATQEQAGAFAETVGETSHRVTHSQLGYTIALRMNF; via the coding sequence ATGAAAAAGACGAGATTAGCCTTAGCGATTGCCTCTGCTGCGATGATTTCTCAACCCGTTTTAGCAACCAATGGCGACCACCTGATAGGTTTAGGCGCTCAGGCTCGCGCCTTGGGTGGTACAGGTGCGGCCGCGTTTTTTGGTTCTGAAAACGCCCTGACTAACCCAGCGTTACTAGGAAAAGCGCAAGGCACTGAATTTGTTTTAGGCGGCACTTTATTTAAACCTAATGTTAAATCATCGACGAATGTAGCCTCAGCCGTTGGGGCCGCAAGCCAAGCCGCTGAAGCGAACGGCGGCATGCCTGTAGCCGGTTCGGGTTCAATGGCACCAGCCATGTCTGCTACCAGTGCAAACGATACCAATATAATCCCTGAAGTTTCTTTGGCAACACGTCTAACGGACAATCTTGTATTTGGATTAGGCATTTTCGGCTCTGCAGGTATGGGGGTAGATTACCGTGATAACCCTGCTCTATTTGATGGCTATAGTAACTTACAGCTAATGAAGTTTGCCCCAACCCTTGCCTATAATGAAGATTCATGGGGCATAGGTTTTGCACCTGTAATTCAATACGGTGCGTTGGATATTAACTACGAAACCCAAGATGGCACTACGGGTAACGGTATGTCTACTGATCTAGGTTATGGCTTCAATATTGGCGCATACTTTAATTTGTCACCTGAATTAACTCTTGGCTTAGCTTATCAATCTGCTATTAACATGGAATACAAAGATCAGATAACACGCGCTGCTGAAGGCTTTGGTCTTAATGGTATGTTTACTGATAAATTAGAGCAACCTTCAGAAATAAAGGTGGGCATGGCTTATACCATGGGTCGCATGATGTACACCGCAGACTATAAGCAAATTGGTTGGGGATCAGCTGACGGGTATAAAGACTTTAACTGGAAAGATCAGGACGTATTTGGCTTAGGTGTTAAGTTCACCGAATCAAACTACTGGGTTGGCGCAGGCTATAACTATGGCAAAGACCCTATAGAAAAACTGGGTCAAGGCGCATCCATGCAGGAAGCCTATGCGAATGCCGCTGTTAACCTTTTCAATAACCACTTTTTTCCAGGGATTGTTGAATCGCATTACACCTTCGGTGGTGGTTACCAGTTAACAAAAAATATCGCAATCGATGCGGCGGTGGTGATGGCGTCAAAAGTGACAAAAACTGTTGATACTTCTGCCGTCAGCGCGGGTCTAGCAATGCAAGGTGCTATGCAAAATGGCGCAACCCAAGAGCAGGCCGGAGCTTTTGCTGAAACCGTTGGCGAAACCTCTCACCGAGTAACGCATTCTCAACTTGGCTACACAATTGCATTACGCATGAACTTCTAA
- a CDS encoding HAD family hydrolase, whose amino-acid sequence MSELKALLFDVDGTLADTEKDGHRVAFNLAFKQAGLDWDWDAALYGELLAVTGGKERIKFYLDKFNTRFTKPADLDGFVKGLHASKTEFYTQLLAEGKIPLRSGVARLINEARQAGLRLAIATTTTPENVTALLTHTLGADSLNWFEVIAAGDSVPAKKPAPDIFTWALAKMKLQPNEAIAFEDSRNGILSSKAAGLKTIITVNGYTAKDDFSQAELVLDQMGDPLNVFRVIKGEVGHRTYLDLSLVKQVFYAG is encoded by the coding sequence ATGAGTGAACTTAAAGCGCTGTTATTTGATGTGGATGGTACCTTGGCGGATACCGAAAAAGATGGTCATCGCGTTGCATTTAATTTAGCCTTTAAACAAGCAGGCCTGGATTGGGACTGGGATGCAGCCTTGTATGGCGAGTTGTTGGCGGTGACGGGGGGCAAAGAGCGAATTAAGTTTTATCTTGATAAGTTTAATACGCGTTTTACAAAACCAGCGGATCTTGATGGATTTGTAAAAGGACTGCATGCATCAAAAACCGAGTTTTATACGCAGCTTTTGGCTGAGGGGAAAATTCCCTTACGATCAGGTGTCGCGCGTTTGATCAATGAGGCACGACAAGCAGGCCTGCGTTTAGCGATTGCCACCACCACCACGCCAGAAAACGTCACGGCCTTGTTAACCCATACGCTAGGCGCGGATTCGCTGAATTGGTTTGAAGTGATTGCCGCGGGGGATAGTGTGCCTGCTAAAAAACCCGCGCCGGATATTTTTACCTGGGCCTTGGCGAAAATGAAGTTACAGCCTAATGAGGCGATTGCGTTTGAAGACTCACGCAACGGAATTTTGTCGTCAAAGGCCGCAGGCTTAAAAACGATTATTACTGTAAATGGGTATACGGCGAAGGATGATTTTAGCCAAGCGGAGTTGGTGTTAGATCAAATGGGTGATCCGCTTAATGTATTTAGAGTGATAAAGGGTGAGGTAGGGCATCGAACTTATTTAGATTTAAGTTTAGTAAAGCAGGTTTTTTACGCGGGTTAG
- a CDS encoding DUF6175 family protein: MQTKWILISLVVGFLSACATKPPLTPSLPDAPPTSFQASFIEAYSVNAIIVRATGLGIDNQDALNNARKTAIWFALFADQPALLNEQQQQKFKAHQGYFYAHAARYVLHEGALLDRRIEQGQTQISRDFRLNLSALRADLIEKNIIPPLKTRQLSDPSVSIISDSPHADAVFADYLQTRGWRVAVLDQQSRINDLITQAAQLSGNLDPHYLLALQAGNDIYVELDWAVSERQLANQRLAQASVSAKAYFTSTGQQIASATGFSTERHIAGSQAIITEAAQQAAHRLTGQLNQAWSQQRNLGREFKLVFSVEAEMGDLSETVHQLLQSSCQSVKRQAAGTRSFDYLVVCELEDSVELMRLLVRNYTGIGNLTRVYDSGQLLMINVGYNTHSNEIFIE; this comes from the coding sequence ATGCAGACTAAATGGATTTTAATCAGCCTTGTTGTTGGATTTTTAAGCGCCTGCGCGACTAAGCCCCCATTAACGCCCTCTTTGCCTGATGCGCCCCCGACCTCCTTTCAAGCGAGTTTTATTGAAGCCTATTCGGTTAATGCCATCATTGTGCGCGCCACAGGGCTTGGCATTGATAATCAAGATGCCCTTAATAATGCACGTAAAACAGCGATTTGGTTTGCGTTATTTGCCGACCAACCCGCCCTGCTTAATGAGCAACAACAGCAAAAATTTAAGGCACATCAAGGTTATTTTTATGCTCATGCCGCGCGTTATGTTTTGCATGAGGGTGCGCTTTTAGATCGACGGATTGAACAAGGGCAAACCCAGATTAGCCGTGATTTTCGCCTTAATCTCAGCGCACTGCGCGCGGACTTAATTGAAAAAAACATCATACCGCCGCTAAAAACCCGTCAACTTAGTGACCCCAGTGTATCAATTATCAGCGACAGCCCCCATGCTGATGCCGTATTTGCTGATTATTTACAAACACGCGGTTGGCGGGTCGCGGTACTAGACCAGCAAAGCCGCATCAATGACCTGATCACCCAAGCCGCTCAATTATCCGGCAACCTGGACCCGCATTATTTACTCGCACTGCAAGCCGGCAATGATATTTATGTTGAACTCGATTGGGCAGTCAGCGAACGTCAACTTGCTAATCAACGGCTCGCACAGGCCAGCGTCAGCGCTAAGGCCTACTTTACCTCGACGGGCCAACAAATCGCGAGCGCAACCGGATTTTCAACTGAGCGACATATTGCCGGTTCACAAGCGATTATCACGGAAGCCGCCCAGCAGGCTGCGCATCGTTTAACAGGGCAACTTAACCAGGCCTGGTCGCAACAACGTAATCTGGGGCGTGAGTTTAAATTGGTGTTTAGCGTAGAAGCAGAAATGGGGGATTTGAGCGAAACGGTCCATCAACTGCTGCAATCAAGCTGCCAATCAGTAAAACGACAAGCCGCTGGAACACGCAGCTTTGATTATTTGGTTGTTTGTGAACTAGAAGATTCCGTAGAATTAATGCGATTATTAGTGCGTAATTATACGGGCATTGGTAACCTTACAAGAGTGTATGATTCCGGTCAGCTTTTAATGATAAATGTTGGCTATAATACGCATTCAAATGAAATTTTCATTGAATAG
- a CDS encoding response regulator: protein MPPTHSNKLSLLIVDDDPAINAMLALVLENQGYQTESAYSVEQAERFIQQKTFALVLLDLGLPPNEHTPEQGLNLLQKIQDQQPTSLVLVLTGQENTAYESIKLGAFDYLNKPIDEQAILNAVQRASLFYQQNQKMHQQGLHSMRIQAEMGEGVKNVRNQAEQKILRHVLFQCDFNIHETARRLGLKRENVYYLMNKYAIQRQTSESD from the coding sequence ATGCCTCCAACACACTCTAATAAGCTATCGCTCCTAATCGTTGATGACGACCCCGCCATCAACGCTATGCTAGCCCTGGTTCTTGAAAACCAGGGCTACCAAACCGAGTCAGCCTACTCGGTCGAGCAAGCTGAGCGTTTCATTCAACAAAAAACCTTTGCACTAGTGTTACTCGACCTAGGTTTACCCCCCAATGAACACACACCAGAGCAAGGCTTAAATCTGCTGCAAAAAATTCAAGACCAGCAACCCACTAGTCTAGTGCTGGTTTTAACCGGACAAGAAAACACCGCTTATGAATCGATTAAGCTCGGCGCGTTTGATTACCTCAACAAACCCATTGACGAACAAGCGATTTTAAATGCCGTTCAACGTGCCAGCCTGTTTTATCAACAAAATCAAAAAATGCACCAACAAGGTCTGCATTCAATGCGCATTCAAGCCGAAATGGGCGAAGGCGTAAAAAACGTTCGCAATCAAGCAGAACAGAAAATCCTACGCCACGTATTGTTTCAATGCGACTTTAATATCCACGAAACCGCCCGACGCCTCGGGCTAAAACGTGAAAACGTCTATTACCTAATGAATAAGTACGCAATCCAACGCCAAACCTCGGAATCCGACTAG
- a CDS encoding 5-formyltetrahydrofolate cyclo-ligase: MTRLDRLRQTLRQQRRELSLAEQKEHGLQAVVELQASKLVPPRTRVAAFLAQDGELDTQALISHLWAQACQVFLPIIDFETKRLIFSLYQPETGLIKNRYGIEEPQTTRATDLIAPTQLDFVFMPLVGFDAKGRRLGMGGGFYDKTFEFKLKKPKLHPTKTSPSLIGWAHACQQVNALSPQAWDVPLDAIITEQACLRFVER; this comes from the coding sequence ATGACCCGCCTTGATCGATTAAGACAAACATTGCGCCAACAGCGACGAGAGCTAAGCCTAGCCGAACAAAAAGAACACGGTCTGCAAGCCGTCGTTGAGTTGCAAGCGAGTAAATTGGTCCCACCCCGGACGCGGGTTGCCGCTTTCTTAGCGCAAGATGGCGAGTTAGACACCCAAGCACTGATCAGTCATTTATGGGCTCAGGCTTGTCAGGTGTTTTTACCGATCATTGATTTTGAAACCAAACGTTTGATTTTTTCGCTTTATCAACCGGAAACAGGCTTAATCAAAAATCGTTATGGAATTGAAGAACCTCAAACCACAAGAGCAACTGATTTAATTGCGCCAACGCAACTTGATTTTGTATTTATGCCTTTAGTGGGTTTTGATGCAAAGGGGCGGCGTTTAGGGATGGGGGGTGGGTTTTATGACAAAACATTTGAATTTAAACTGAAAAAACCTAAGCTTCATCCTACCAAGACAAGCCCCAGTCTAATCGGCTGGGCGCATGCCTGTCAGCAGGTCAACGCGCTTAGTCCTCAAGCTTGGGATGTGCCATTGGACGCGATTATTACTGAGCAGGCCTGCTTGAGGTTTGTTGAACGCTAG
- the ykgO gene encoding type B 50S ribosomal protein L36, which translates to MKILSSLKSAKTRHKDCQIVRRRGKVYVICKTNPKFKARQR; encoded by the coding sequence ATGAAAATTTTATCTTCTTTAAAATCAGCTAAAACACGCCATAAAGATTGTCAAATCGTTCGTCGTCGCGGTAAGGTTTATGTAATCTGCAAAACAAACCCTAAATTCAAAGCGCGCCAGCGTTAA
- a CDS encoding PhoH family protein translates to MTENLNRLFIIDTNVMMHDPMALFNFDEHDIYIPMTVLEELDAGKKGMSEVARNVRETNRLLDQIIDGADFEQIKQGLPLENIHPVKRKSGELRLGHLFFETEHLTAELPVQIPSYKADNQILKTGLALKAKFFDRNVTLVTKDINMRIKASAVGLHSEDYYNDRVLEDADLLYTGYEYLEDNFFETHGKDMKAWQEEARSFYELTVQQDNHWYPNECLISRNDSGFSAIVRTIEEGKAVLETLRDYTEPKHAIWGISARNIEQNMAMNLLMDPEIDFVSLLGPAGTGKTLLALASGLDQTLDQSIYNEIIMTRATIPIGEDIGFLPGTEEEKMTPWMGALMDNLEVLTQGDGNSAEWEKQSTNELLNKRIKIKSLNFMRGRTFMKKYIIIDEAQNITPKQMKTLVTRAGAGTKIVCIGNIGQIDTPYLTETTSGLTYVVDRFKDWEHGAHITLKQGERSRLAEYASNTL, encoded by the coding sequence ATGACCGAAAACCTAAACCGCCTATTTATTATCGACACGAACGTAATGATGCACGATCCAATGGCATTATTTAATTTCGACGAGCATGATATCTATATACCCATGACCGTGCTTGAAGAGCTTGATGCTGGCAAAAAAGGCATGTCAGAAGTCGCACGAAATGTACGCGAAACAAACCGACTGCTTGATCAAATTATTGATGGCGCGGATTTCGAACAAATAAAACAAGGCCTACCGCTAGAAAACATTCATCCAGTTAAACGTAAATCCGGTGAACTTCGCCTCGGCCATCTTTTTTTTGAAACCGAACACCTAACCGCCGAACTACCGGTTCAAATCCCCAGCTATAAAGCCGATAACCAAATTCTAAAAACAGGCCTAGCGCTTAAAGCGAAGTTTTTTGATCGAAATGTTACCCTAGTCACCAAAGACATTAATATGCGCATCAAAGCCTCAGCGGTGGGGTTGCACTCTGAAGACTACTACAACGACCGCGTGCTCGAAGATGCCGACCTGCTCTATACCGGCTATGAATACCTTGAAGACAACTTCTTTGAAACCCACGGCAAAGACATGAAAGCCTGGCAAGAAGAAGCGCGAAGCTTTTATGAACTCACGGTTCAACAAGACAACCACTGGTATCCAAACGAATGTTTAATCAGCCGCAATGACTCTGGCTTTAGTGCTATCGTGCGCACTATAGAAGAGGGCAAAGCCGTGCTTGAAACCCTACGCGACTACACCGAACCCAAGCACGCGATTTGGGGCATTAGTGCGCGCAATATAGAACAAAACATGGCGATGAACCTACTCATGGACCCAGAAATTGATTTTGTATCTCTGCTCGGCCCAGCCGGAACCGGTAAAACCCTACTGGCGTTAGCCAGCGGCCTAGACCAAACGTTAGACCAATCCATTTACAACGAAATTATCATGACCCGCGCCACCATCCCTATAGGCGAAGACATAGGCTTTCTACCCGGAACCGAAGAAGAAAAAATGACCCCCTGGATGGGCGCGCTGATGGACAACCTTGAAGTCTTAACCCAAGGCGACGGCAACAGTGCCGAGTGGGAAAAACAAAGCACCAACGAACTGCTCAACAAACGCATAAAAATCAAATCGCTCAACTTTATGCGTGGGCGAACTTTTATGAAAAAATACATAATTATTGACGAGGCGCAAAACATTACCCCCAAACAGATGAAAACGCTGGTCACACGTGCTGGGGCAGGCACAAAAATTGTATGTATTGGGAATATCGGTCAGATAGACACCCCCTACCTCACCGAAACCACCTCCGGGCTGACCTATGTTGTCGATCGTTTTAAAGATTGGGAGCATGGCGCGCACATTACGCTAAAACAAGGCGAACGCTCGCGTCTAGCTGAATATGCCTCCAACACACTCTAA